A window of the Lactuca sativa cultivar Salinas chromosome 5, Lsat_Salinas_v11, whole genome shotgun sequence genome harbors these coding sequences:
- the LOC111900679 gene encoding uncharacterized protein LOC111900679 translates to MALVTHQVQGSYAPPRPLSLKKGIESKNFLAAFPIVKRTDIILLKHRSCLCVKAPQSKRKPLKISSFKGNVQNDESGARENGSKSTKNPVKLSYLPQDRKETLAESPKVKNNHATPTSNMQQETTAGSQAIQQLFKSWLTLLRTPSSSSQSQLPNETLEETSENEIVETDDKKIQTSGRGVILKTVWRSFLGLDATIKIPAMIFIPMYLAVNIKYGPEVAKELTPLWICGPLIVALYIKILHGLCLLYIYSFKQSVKVVKDLPVYYDYVISGKLKEAINVRLWKPVVEFRKLGYKGIWKNFQEWAMDKYLDYIESIWPHYCKLIRFLKKANFI, encoded by the exons ATGGCATTAGTAACCCACCAGGTTCAG GGTTCATATGCTCCTCCAAGACCTTTATCTTTGAAGAAAGGGATCGAATCAAAGAATTTTTTAGCAGCATTTCCAATTGTTAAGAGAACAGATATTATATTATTGAAGCATAGATCTTGTTTATG TGTAAAGGCGCCTCAATCAAAGAGAAAACCATTAAAAATATCATCATTCAAAGGAAATGTCCAGAATGACGAATCAGGAGCTAGAGAAAACGGGTCAAAGTCCACAAAAAATCCGGTCAAACTCTCTTATCTCCCACAGGATCGCAAAGAAACATTAGCTGAATCACCAAAGGTGAAGAACAATCATGCAACCCCAACATCTAATATGCAACAAGAAACCACAGCAGGATCTCAAGCCATACAACAGCTGTTCAAAAGCTGGTTGACTTTGCTACgtacaccttcttcttcttcacaaagtcAACTCCCAAATGAGACATTGGAGGAGACATCTGAGAATGAAATTGTGGAAACAGATGACAAAAAAATCCAAACAAGTGGAAGAGGAGTCATTTTGAAAACAGTTTGGAGAAGCTTTTTGGGTTTGGATGCAACCATAAAGATACCTGCTATGATATT CATACCCATGTATCTGGCAGTGAACATCAAGTATGGGCCGGAAGTTGCAAAGGAACTGACTCCATTGTGGATATGTGGGCCCCTTATTGTTGCTCTTTACATCAAGATTCTTCATGGGTTATGCTTGCTCTATATTTACAGCTTCAAGCAATCGGTCAAAGTGGTGAAGGATTTGCCAGTttattatgattatgtgattaGTGGAAAGCTGAAAGAAGCCATAAATGTGCGTTTATGGAAGCCTGTGGTGGAGTTTAGGAAGTTAGGGTACAAAGGCATATGGAAAAATTTTCAAGAATGGGCAATGGATAAGTATTTGGACTACATTGAATCCATATGGCCTCATTATTGCAAACTCATAAGGTTTTTAAAGAAGGCCAATTTCATCTAG